Proteins found in one Solitalea lacus genomic segment:
- the pepT gene encoding peptidase T → MNNYKFTVTERFMRYVQVDTQSDPHSTAAPTTQKQKNLSRILVEELKAMGIDDAHLDDFGYVYATIPATSEKNVPVLCFCSHVDTSPDCSGAGVKPIIHKNYQGQDLVLPDDPSQVIKKADHQDLAEQIGNDIITASGTTLLGADNKAGVAEIMDAANYFMQHPEVKHGKIRILFTPDEEVGRGVNNVDMKKLGADFGYTMDGETLGSLENETFSANGLTLLIHGVSSHPGFAKGKMESAIKIASEIVAALPKGHLSPETTEGKEGFVHPVEIGGTVEESKVSFIIRDHVTANLAKHEGVIKQIADQVIANYPFSKYEIKVTEQYRNFKEVLDQYPQVIENALEGIRRSGMEPKLQSIRGGTDGSRLSFMGLPCPNVFAGEHAFHSKHEWASVQDMQKAVETIVNIASVWEEKA, encoded by the coding sequence ATGAACAATTATAAATTTACCGTTACCGAGCGTTTTATGCGTTACGTTCAGGTTGATACTCAATCTGATCCGCATTCAACAGCCGCACCTACTACCCAAAAACAGAAAAATCTAAGCCGCATTTTAGTTGAAGAGCTAAAAGCAATGGGCATTGATGATGCTCATTTAGATGATTTCGGCTATGTATATGCAACCATTCCTGCTACGAGTGAAAAGAATGTTCCGGTTTTGTGTTTTTGTTCACATGTAGATACTTCGCCGGATTGTAGCGGAGCCGGAGTTAAGCCAATCATTCATAAAAATTATCAAGGACAAGATTTAGTGTTGCCTGATGATCCTTCTCAAGTTATAAAAAAAGCAGATCATCAAGATTTGGCCGAACAAATTGGCAATGATATTATTACCGCCAGTGGAACTACCCTTTTAGGAGCCGATAATAAAGCCGGTGTAGCTGAAATCATGGATGCTGCCAATTATTTTATGCAACATCCAGAAGTAAAACACGGTAAAATTCGCATTCTATTTACTCCCGACGAAGAAGTTGGTCGTGGGGTGAATAATGTGGATATGAAAAAACTGGGCGCCGATTTTGGGTACACAATGGACGGTGAGACTTTAGGTTCGCTTGAAAACGAGACCTTTTCGGCTAATGGCTTAACGTTGTTAATTCATGGTGTAAGCTCACATCCGGGTTTTGCTAAAGGCAAAATGGAAAGTGCTATTAAAATTGCTTCTGAAATTGTTGCTGCTTTGCCAAAAGGTCATCTCTCACCTGAAACTACAGAAGGTAAAGAAGGCTTTGTGCATCCGGTAGAGATCGGTGGGACTGTTGAAGAATCGAAAGTATCTTTCATTATCAGAGATCATGTGACAGCTAATTTGGCTAAACATGAAGGTGTAATTAAACAAATTGCTGATCAGGTGATTGCCAATTATCCGTTTTCAAAATATGAGATCAAGGTTACTGAGCAGTACAGAAACTTTAAAGAGGTCTTGGATCAGTATCCTCAAGTAATTGAAAATGCTTTAGAAGGAATTCGCCGTAGCGGTATGGAACCTAAATTACAAAGTATCCGAGGCGGTACCGATGGTTCTCGCTTGTCATTTATGGGATTGCCTTGTCCTAATGTTTTTGCAGGGGA
- a CDS encoding TetR/AcrR family transcriptional regulator, giving the protein MDVDKISLSIKNAAQHLFRRYGYHKTSVNEIAAKANLAKATIYKYFESKELILNAIIMDYLEKHIQEIADSVDPKQSKLSVEEISSLILKTSRLTYTACNEFIGWDFIRESANAQAFLKNLSTEIESLIMDLVMRVRNVEDKSDQARRIQFLVTASKSIVFSFAFTSVSDADVKKNFIAFRNEILPYLIRGAFA; this is encoded by the coding sequence ATGGATGTTGATAAAATATCACTTAGTATAAAAAATGCAGCACAGCATTTATTTCGCCGTTATGGTTACCATAAAACCAGTGTGAATGAAATTGCAGCAAAGGCTAATTTGGCAAAAGCCACCATCTATAAATATTTTGAAAGTAAGGAATTGATCCTCAATGCAATTATCATGGATTATCTTGAAAAGCATATCCAGGAAATTGCAGATAGCGTTGATCCCAAGCAGTCAAAATTAAGTGTTGAAGAAATTTCAAGCCTTATATTAAAAACCAGCCGCCTAACTTACACTGCTTGTAATGAGTTTATCGGCTGGGATTTTATTCGTGAATCGGCAAATGCACAAGCTTTTCTTAAAAATCTTTCCACAGAGATTGAAAGTCTCATAATGGATTTGGTAATGAGGGTTCGTAATGTCGAAGATAAAAGTGACCAGGCACGTCGTATTCAATTTTTAGTAACCGCCAGTAAAAGCATTGTGTTCTCCTTTGCCTTTACATCTGTTTCGGATGCTGATGTGAAAAAAAATTTCATTGCCTTCCGAAATGAAATCCTTCCTTATTTAATCAGAGGAGCTTTTGCATAA
- a CDS encoding phosphoribosyltransferase family protein produces MSDKIKILDKKQIQQKVDRIAYQIFEDNFDEKEIVLAGIVPRGNTLAARLKKVIESIGDIKVTLVNIELEKTSSSLNAKTDLPIEECANKVIVVVDDVLNTGRTLVYGLGIFLNIPTKKVRTVVLVDRSHKLFPIHNDFVGLELSTVAQEHIDVVLGIEGQEDAVYLV; encoded by the coding sequence ATGAGTGATAAAATAAAGATTCTCGATAAAAAACAGATACAGCAAAAAGTTGATCGTATAGCGTATCAGATTTTTGAAGATAACTTTGATGAAAAGGAGATTGTTCTTGCAGGTATCGTTCCGCGTGGGAACACTTTGGCTGCCCGTTTAAAAAAGGTTATTGAATCAATAGGAGATATAAAAGTAACATTGGTAAATATTGAGTTGGAGAAAACCAGCAGCTCGTTAAATGCCAAAACCGATCTTCCTATTGAAGAATGCGCCAATAAAGTAATTGTAGTGGTTGACGATGTGCTGAATACTGGTCGTACATTAGTGTACGGACTAGGAATATTTCTTAATATTCCAACCAAAAAAGTGCGTACTGTAGTATTGGTTGATAGAAGTCATAAGCTTTTTCCTATACACAATGATTTTGTAGGGCTGGAACTTTCAACGGTTGCTCAAGAACATATTGATGTGGTTTTGGGCATTGAAGGTCAGGAAGATGCCGTATACCTTGTTTAA
- a CDS encoding GH3 auxin-responsive promoter family protein — translation MSIINNIVSWIMKKRIHQIELFMKYPHEVQQEWLSNLVNTARNTEWGKQYDFKSIDSPQEFKQRFPIQNYDSVKPFIERMMKGEKNILWPSNITWFAKSSGTTSDKSKFIPVSEESLEECHYKGGKDMLAIYCNNRPETKIFTGKSLVMGGSHQINQLNDESCYGDLSAVLIQNLPIWAEFLRVPDISIALMDEWEAKIEKMAHATMHEDVTNISGVPTWTLILAKRILELTGKSNLLEVWPNLELYIHGAVNFTPYRDQFHKLIPSKEMYYLETYNASEGFFGIQDQSNNNDMLLMLDYGIYYEFLPMEDYGNPFAKTLDLSEVELNKNYAIIISTNGGLWRYLIGDTIRFTCLNPFRIQITGRTRHFINAFGEELIIENAEQALTAATKATNSIIKDYTAGPIYFSEKENGGHEWIIEFEKQPENIEAFIDLLDENLKRQNSDYEAKRHKDMALHRPLLHLAPSGTFYTWMKSKGKLGGQHKVPRLANDRKYLNELLEILVEQAI, via the coding sequence ATGTCAATCATCAACAATATTGTTTCATGGATCATGAAAAAGCGAATTCATCAGATTGAGCTTTTCATGAAATATCCTCATGAGGTGCAGCAAGAATGGCTTTCTAATCTTGTAAATACGGCCCGTAATACCGAATGGGGTAAACAATATGACTTTAAATCAATTGACAGTCCGCAAGAATTTAAACAGCGTTTTCCAATACAGAATTACGATTCAGTGAAACCTTTCATTGAACGTATGATGAAGGGAGAGAAAAATATCTTATGGCCCAGCAATATAACATGGTTTGCTAAATCATCAGGCACTACCAGTGATAAGAGCAAGTTTATTCCGGTAAGTGAAGAATCGCTGGAAGAATGCCATTACAAAGGCGGTAAAGACATGCTGGCCATCTATTGCAATAATCGACCTGAAACAAAAATATTTACTGGCAAAAGCCTTGTAATGGGCGGCAGCCATCAGATTAATCAGTTAAATGACGAATCTTGCTATGGTGACCTTTCAGCTGTTTTGATTCAGAACCTTCCTATATGGGCAGAATTTTTACGTGTGCCTGACATCTCAATTGCCTTAATGGATGAGTGGGAAGCCAAAATTGAAAAAATGGCGCATGCCACCATGCATGAAGATGTAACAAACATCAGCGGTGTACCAACCTGGACATTGATTCTAGCCAAACGTATTCTAGAACTTACAGGAAAGTCCAATTTGTTGGAAGTTTGGCCCAATCTTGAACTATATATCCATGGAGCAGTAAACTTCACTCCATATCGTGATCAGTTTCACAAACTCATTCCTTCAAAGGAAATGTATTATTTGGAAACCTATAATGCATCCGAAGGCTTTTTCGGCATCCAGGATCAAAGCAATAACAATGATATGTTGTTAATGCTTGATTACGGTATTTATTATGAGTTTTTGCCAATGGAAGATTATGGAAATCCTTTCGCCAAAACGTTGGATTTGAGTGAAGTTGAGTTAAATAAAAATTACGCCATTATTATTTCTACCAATGGTGGTTTATGGCGCTATCTTATTGGTGATACGATTAGGTTTACTTGCTTAAATCCATTCCGCATACAAATTACTGGCAGAACCCGTCATTTTATCAATGCTTTTGGAGAAGAGCTAATTATTGAGAATGCTGAACAAGCATTAACTGCTGCTACCAAAGCAACCAACTCTATTATCAAAGATTATACTGCAGGACCAATCTATTTCTCTGAAAAAGAAAATGGAGGTCATGAGTGGATCATTGAATTTGAAAAACAGCCGGAAAACATTGAGGCTTTTATAGACCTATTGGACGAAAACCTTAAAAGGCAAAACTCCGACTATGAAGCTAAGCGACACAAAGACATGGCTTTACACCGACCGTTGTTACACCTTGCGCCAAGTGGAACGTTTTACACTTGGATGAAAAGCAAAGGTAAACTGGGAGGACAACATAAAGTCCCTCGTTTAGCAAATGACCGCAAATACCTCAATGAACTATTGGAAATATTGGTAGAGCAAGCGATTTAA
- the pheS gene encoding phenylalanine--tRNA ligase subunit alpha has product MQSKIEGYIAEINAFTPANADELEQFRIKFLGRKGIIGDLFEEFKQTTPEEKRALGKVLNECKQAAEAKVLEFKEQFENHQQQQSSIDLTLPGNPVNIGSRHPISLVRKEIVEIFSRIGFNVAEGPEIEDDWHNFTALNFPEEHPARDMQDTFFIQKNTGSDKGDIALRTHTSSVQVRMMENGKPPFRAIMPGRVFRNEAISARAHCIFHQVEGLYIDENVSFADLKQTLYYFVQELYGKGTEVRFRPSFFPFTEPSAEMDVTCMICGGSGCNVCKYTGWVEILGCGMVDPNVLENCGIDSNKYTGFAFGMGIERITMLKYQIKDLRLFFENDVRFLKQFQSEII; this is encoded by the coding sequence ATGCAATCGAAAATTGAAGGTTACATAGCGGAAATCAACGCATTTACTCCGGCCAATGCCGACGAACTAGAGCAGTTTCGGATTAAGTTTTTAGGTAGAAAAGGAATTATTGGTGATTTGTTTGAAGAATTTAAGCAAACTACCCCGGAAGAAAAGCGGGCTTTAGGTAAAGTATTAAATGAATGTAAGCAGGCGGCTGAAGCAAAAGTGCTTGAATTTAAAGAGCAGTTTGAAAATCATCAGCAACAGCAAAGTAGTATTGATTTAACCTTACCTGGGAATCCGGTGAATATTGGATCCCGTCATCCAATATCACTCGTGCGCAAAGAAATTGTTGAGATTTTTTCGCGCATTGGTTTCAATGTAGCTGAAGGACCGGAGATTGAAGACGATTGGCATAACTTTACGGCATTGAACTTCCCTGAAGAACACCCTGCTCGCGATATGCAGGATACCTTCTTCATTCAAAAAAATACAGGTTCGGATAAGGGAGATATTGCCCTTCGTACTCATACTTCATCAGTACAGGTACGTATGATGGAAAACGGTAAACCGCCGTTTAGAGCCATTATGCCGGGACGAGTGTTCCGTAATGAAGCTATATCGGCCCGTGCTCACTGTATCTTCCATCAGGTAGAAGGTTTGTATATTGACGAAAACGTTTCGTTTGCGGATTTAAAGCAAACGCTTTATTATTTCGTTCAGGAACTGTACGGCAAAGGTACAGAAGTTCGTTTCCGTCCATCTTTCTTTCCTTTTACCGAGCCATCGGCAGAAATGGATGTAACCTGTATGATCTGTGGAGGTAGCGGTTGTAATGTTTGTAAATACACCGGTTGGGTTGAGATTTTAGGATGTGGTATGGTTGATCCTAATGTGTTGGAGAATTGCGGCATCGACTCGAATAAGTATACCGGTTTTGCATTTGGTATGGGTATTGAACGAATTACCATGCTGAAATATCAGATCAAAGACCTACGACTGTTTTTTGAAAACGACGTTCGTTTCCTTAAACAATTCCAATCAGAAATTATTTAA
- the lptB gene encoding LPS export ABC transporter ATP-binding protein, which produces MLELRAENLVKTYKKRTVVNHVSFNVKQGEIVGLLGPNGAGKTTSFYMITGLIKPNEGHVYLDDQEITYDAMYKRAQKGIGYLAQEASVFRKLSVEDNIMAILEMTKLNKEERHDKLEYLLNEFSLQKVRKNRGDLLSGGERRRTEIARCLAVDPKFILLDEPFAGVDPIAVEEIQSIVAKLKTKNIGILITDHNVQETLSITDRAYLLFEGSILKSGSAEELAEDEQVRRVYLGRNFVLRSKVL; this is translated from the coding sequence ATGCTTGAGTTACGCGCCGAAAATCTGGTGAAAACATATAAAAAACGTACAGTAGTAAACCATGTTTCATTTAACGTAAAACAAGGTGAAATTGTCGGTTTGTTAGGACCAAATGGAGCAGGGAAGACTACTTCGTTTTATATGATTACCGGTCTTATTAAACCTAATGAAGGACATGTTTACCTAGACGACCAGGAAATCACCTATGACGCTATGTATAAGAGGGCTCAAAAAGGTATTGGCTACCTTGCACAGGAGGCCTCGGTATTTCGTAAGCTAAGTGTTGAAGACAACATCATGGCAATTTTAGAAATGACGAAATTAAACAAGGAAGAACGTCATGATAAATTAGAATACTTGCTAAATGAGTTCAGCTTGCAAAAAGTTAGAAAAAACAGAGGTGATTTACTATCGGGAGGTGAGCGCAGAAGAACCGAAATTGCACGTTGTTTAGCAGTTGACCCTAAGTTTATTTTGTTAGATGAGCCTTTTGCAGGAGTAGACCCTATTGCCGTTGAAGAGATTCAGAGCATTGTGGCTAAACTAAAAACCAAAAACATAGGCATCCTGATTACCGACCACAACGTACAGGAAACTCTTTCTATTACCGACAGAGCTTATTTATTGTTTGAAGGCTCAATCCTAAAATCGGGATCAGCAGAGGAGTTAGCCGAAGACGAACAGGTTCGCAGGGTTTATCTTGGTCGAAATTTCGTATTACGAAGCAAAGTTTTGTAA
- a CDS encoding aspartate/glutamate racemase family protein — MKKLGLIGGISWVSTADYYKLINEGVNERLGGLNFAECMIHSFNYADIKRNNDNNDWDSTLKMITQASLGLKLSGAEAIILCANTMHKIADDLEEIIGLPVIHIATETANVIHQLGIKKVGLLGTKFTMELDFFKNKLSNQSIEALIPEVGDRDFIQDTIYYELGKGIVKQETKQRYISIINNLIHQGADGIILGCTEIPLIIKQEDVSKPVFDTTLIHSKAAVEFILS; from the coding sequence ATGAAAAAGCTTGGTCTGATCGGTGGAATAAGCTGGGTTTCAACAGCCGATTATTACAAATTGATCAATGAAGGTGTAAATGAGCGTTTGGGTGGATTAAATTTCGCAGAATGCATGATTCACTCATTCAATTATGCTGATATCAAAAGAAATAATGATAATAATGATTGGGATAGCACCTTAAAAATGATTACTCAGGCATCATTAGGCTTGAAACTGAGTGGTGCAGAGGCAATTATTTTATGCGCAAATACAATGCATAAAATAGCTGATGATTTAGAGGAGATTATAGGCTTGCCTGTTATTCACATTGCAACAGAAACAGCCAATGTGATTCATCAGCTAGGAATCAAGAAAGTTGGATTATTGGGAACTAAGTTTACCATGGAGCTCGACTTTTTTAAAAATAAGTTATCGAATCAATCTATTGAAGCCTTGATTCCGGAAGTAGGGGACAGAGACTTTATTCAAGATACTATCTATTATGAACTTGGCAAAGGCATTGTTAAACAAGAAACCAAACAACGTTACATTTCAATAATTAACAATCTTATTCATCAAGGTGCTGATGGAATAATTTTAGGATGTACCGAAATTCCGTTAATTATTAAACAAGAGGATGTTAGCAAACCGGTTTTTGATACAACATTGATACATTCCAAGGCTGCAGTTGAATTTATTCTCTCTTAG
- the rlmD gene encoding 23S rRNA (uracil(1939)-C(5))-methyltransferase RlmD, whose translation MAKKKFEPYIAEGVEIVDIAHDGRAIGRHNDRVIFVDKAVPGDVVDINVTYRRRQLFEGKVDVLHKPSEYRAQPFCEHFGICGGCKWQHLTYEGQLKYKQKQVVDALERIGGLSTETLTPILGSEKTAYYRNKMEFTFSNKRWLTEEDMDNRHNLEQTEALGFHVPQRFDKIIDIEHCYLQQDPSNSIRNAVRSYALEHKLEFYDLKEHHGFLRNLIIRTASTGELMVIVVFARNDEDTINGLMNYIDNHFPQITSLLYIVNQKRNDTIFDQEVITFKGNDHIFEEMEGIKFKISPKSFYQTNSEQAYNLYKIARNFADFKGDELVYDLYTGAGTIANFVARKVKQVIGVEYVPDAIEDAKINSAINGIDNTLFYAGDMKDVLNAEFIAQHGKPDVVITDPPRAGMHADVVARINEMEPEKIVYVSCNPATQARDLALLSEKYEVAKIQSVDMFPQTIHVENVVLLKRK comes from the coding sequence ATGGCAAAAAAGAAGTTTGAACCCTATATTGCAGAGGGAGTAGAAATAGTTGACATTGCACACGATGGACGTGCAATTGGTAGACACAATGATCGGGTAATTTTTGTTGATAAAGCAGTACCTGGCGATGTAGTGGATATTAATGTAACCTACAGAAGGAGACAGTTGTTTGAGGGGAAGGTAGATGTTTTGCATAAACCTTCTGAATATCGCGCCCAGCCTTTTTGTGAACATTTTGGTATTTGTGGTGGTTGCAAATGGCAACATTTAACCTATGAAGGTCAGTTAAAATATAAACAAAAGCAGGTTGTAGACGCCCTGGAGCGCATTGGAGGTTTAAGTACGGAAACACTTACTCCGATATTGGGTTCAGAAAAAACAGCGTATTACCGCAACAAAATGGAATTCACTTTTTCCAATAAGCGATGGCTTACGGAAGAAGATATGGACAATCGTCACAACCTGGAGCAGACCGAAGCTTTAGGCTTCCATGTTCCGCAACGTTTCGATAAGATTATTGATATTGAACATTGCTATTTGCAGCAAGATCCTTCCAACTCAATCAGAAATGCAGTAAGAAGCTATGCCTTGGAACATAAACTCGAATTTTATGATCTTAAAGAGCATCATGGTTTTTTACGTAATCTAATCATTCGTACTGCCAGTACCGGCGAGCTGATGGTGATTGTTGTTTTTGCCAGAAACGATGAGGATACTATTAATGGCTTGATGAATTATATTGATAACCATTTCCCTCAAATAACTTCATTGTTATATATCGTTAATCAAAAAAGGAATGATACCATTTTTGATCAAGAAGTGATTACCTTTAAAGGTAACGATCATATTTTTGAAGAAATGGAGGGGATTAAGTTCAAAATTTCTCCTAAATCTTTCTATCAAACCAATTCGGAACAAGCCTATAATCTATATAAAATAGCACGCAATTTTGCTGATTTTAAAGGCGATGAATTGGTATACGACTTATATACAGGCGCCGGAACTATTGCAAACTTTGTTGCCCGAAAAGTAAAACAAGTAATAGGGGTTGAGTATGTGCCAGATGCCATTGAAGACGCCAAAATCAATTCTGCCATAAATGGAATTGATAATACTTTGTTTTATGCAGGCGACATGAAGGATGTGCTTAATGCTGAGTTTATTGCCCAGCATGGCAAGCCTGATGTGGTAATTACCGATCCGCCAAGGGCTGGTATGCATGCTGATGTGGTTGCCCGTATTAACGAAATGGAGCCCGAAAAGATTGTGTACGTAAGTTGTAATCCGGCCACGCAAGCTCGTGACTTAGCTTTATTAAGTGAAAAATACGAAGTTGCGAAAATTCAATCGGTTGATATGTTCCCACAAACCATTCACGTTGAGAATGTAGTATTGCTAAAAAGAAAATAA
- the recJ gene encoding single-stranded-DNA-specific exonuclease RecJ, protein MDKRWITHSDYNNEVIDLLTQELNVSPIIAQLLERQGITSFEEAKCFFRPDINHLHDPFLMKDMESAIERIEAAIKSNEKILIYGDYDVDGTTSVSLVYSFFRKFYNHLDYYIPDRYKEGYGISFQGIDYANAHGFSLIIALDCGIKSIDKVDYALEKGIDFIICDHHLPGEQIPTAVAVLDPKRKDCEYPYKELSGCGIGFKLIQAFAEKNHMPFSYLENFLDLVAVSIASDIVPITGENRTLAFFGLKRLNENPCEGLRALIDLSAQKEELTITDIVFQIGPRINAAGRIDDAKHAVHLLISGSSELATEKGQIVNLKNTERKEFDNNITVEALSMIENTPELQNKKSTVLFSPNWHKGVIGIVASRLIEKYYRPTIILTESNGKATGSARSVSGFDIHEAIGACSDLLEQFGGHKYAAGLTISLDNVDAFIQKFEEVVSSTIEERSLSQEIEIDEYIKLGDITPKLMRIIKQFAPFGPGNMKPIFATKNVWCKFEPQIVGNNHLKFTVQQSEGYSFDCIGFNLGQHYQRIRKGIPFDICYSIEENTWNGKTTIQLSIKDIK, encoded by the coding sequence ATGGACAAAAGGTGGATCACACATTCGGATTATAATAATGAAGTAATTGACTTACTAACTCAGGAGCTGAATGTTTCCCCTATTATTGCCCAGTTATTGGAGCGACAAGGCATTACTTCTTTTGAAGAAGCCAAGTGTTTTTTCAGGCCTGACATCAACCATCTTCATGATCCTTTTTTAATGAAGGATATGGAGAGTGCAATTGAACGCATTGAAGCTGCCATTAAATCGAACGAAAAAATTTTGATTTATGGCGATTACGATGTTGACGGTACAACTTCCGTTTCATTGGTATATAGCTTCTTCCGCAAATTCTACAATCATCTCGACTACTATATTCCCGATCGTTATAAAGAAGGCTATGGCATTTCCTTCCAAGGCATAGATTATGCGAATGCACATGGCTTCAGCTTAATAATTGCTTTGGATTGTGGAATCAAATCAATTGACAAAGTTGATTATGCCCTTGAGAAAGGCATTGATTTTATTATTTGTGATCACCACTTACCTGGCGAGCAAATTCCTACAGCAGTTGCCGTACTGGACCCTAAACGAAAAGATTGTGAATATCCATACAAAGAGCTGTCTGGGTGTGGCATTGGCTTTAAACTGATTCAGGCCTTTGCCGAAAAGAATCATATGCCTTTTAGCTACCTTGAAAATTTCCTCGACTTGGTAGCCGTAAGCATTGCTTCTGATATTGTACCTATAACTGGTGAAAATAGAACATTGGCTTTTTTCGGCTTAAAGCGGTTGAATGAGAACCCTTGCGAAGGCTTACGCGCTTTAATAGATCTTTCTGCTCAAAAAGAAGAATTAACCATTACTGATATTGTTTTCCAGATAGGTCCGCGAATTAATGCAGCTGGTCGGATTGACGACGCGAAGCATGCCGTACACTTGTTAATTTCGGGTTCGTCGGAGTTGGCAACAGAAAAAGGGCAGATTGTAAATCTTAAAAACACCGAACGTAAAGAGTTTGACAACAACATCACCGTTGAGGCTCTTTCGATGATAGAAAATACACCCGAGCTACAAAACAAAAAATCTACGGTATTATTTTCTCCAAACTGGCATAAAGGGGTGATTGGTATTGTTGCCTCACGCTTAATCGAAAAATATTACCGCCCAACCATCATTCTTACTGAATCCAATGGTAAAGCAACTGGCTCTGCTCGTTCGGTAAGTGGCTTTGACATCCATGAGGCTATCGGCGCCTGCAGCGACCTACTTGAGCAGTTCGGCGGGCATAAATATGCTGCAGGACTAACCATTAGCTTGGATAATGTAGATGCTTTCATCCAGAAATTTGAGGAGGTTGTTTCTTCAACCATTGAAGAACGTTCACTTTCACAGGAAATAGAGATAGATGAATATATAAAGCTGGGTGATATTACCCCAAAACTGATGCGCATCATTAAGCAATTTGCTCCTTTTGGGCCTGGCAATATGAAACCGATATTTGCCACTAAAAATGTTTGGTGCAAATTTGAGCCGCAAATTGTGGGCAATAATCATTTAAAATTTACCGTTCAACAATCCGAAGGCTATAGCTTTGATTGCATAGGATTTAATTTAGGACAACATTATCAGCGCATTCGAAAGGGTATTCCTTTTGATATTTGCTATAGTATTGAAGAAAACACATGGAATGGTAAAACAACCATTCAATTGAGTATTAAAGATATAAAGTAA